A genomic window from Salvia miltiorrhiza cultivar Shanhuang (shh) chromosome 5, IMPLAD_Smil_shh, whole genome shotgun sequence includes:
- the LOC130986559 gene encoding putative nitric oxide synthase, with translation MALATKPLSSLSSLSSFSTPHPFHKHNSYLVLPKYHSRALSPSVTCKSTPTDAADYPLSELDGAGAAAPTRGDVFLQTHHSSAASSAVLAEIKKKKKKKEKNLEKAAKSSSLNSPSCYGCGAPLQKSEPDAPGYVEPDTYSLKKKHRQLQTVICGRCRLLSHGHMITAVGGNGGYSGGKQFVTAEELREKLSHLRHEKTLVVKLVDIVDFNGSFLARVRDHVGANPIILVVTKVDLLPKGTDFNCVGDWVVEATMKKKLNVLSVHLTSSKSLVGVAGVISEIQKEKKGRDVYILGSANVGKSAFINALLKLLSYKDPVAAAARRYKPIQSAVPGTTLGPIRIEAFLNGGNLYDTPGVHLHHRLAAVIHSEDLPVLAPQSRLRGQTFPNTSLIFDDPLMDQIKSSGLVGFSIFWGGLVRIDIIKALPETHLTFYGPKALQLHVVPTEKADEFYQKEVGVLLTPPTEKQKADSWMGLEVKRELQLKYHDVERPACDVAISGLGWISVEPSSVSDGVEAGGEIALAVHVPKPVEVFVRPPLPVGAAGGKWYEYRELTEMEQEVRPKWYF, from the exons ATGGCGTTAGCCACCAAacccctctcctctctctcttccctctcCTCATTCTCCACCCCTCACCCCTTCCACAAACACAACTCATACCTCGTTCTCCCCAAATATCACTCCCGCGCACTATCCCCTTCCGTCACTTGCAAATCCACCCCAACCGACGCCGCCGACTACCCGCTGTCAGAACTCGACGGCGCCGGAGCCGCCGCCCCAACCAGAGGCGACGTCTTCCTCCAAACCCATCACTCCTCAGCCGCTTCCTCCGCCGTTCTCGcagaaataaagaagaagaagaagaagaaggagaagaactTAGAGAAGGCTGCGAAATCCTCTTCCTTGAATAGTCCTAGCTGTTATGGCTGCGGCGCCCCGTTGCAGAAATCCGAACCCGATGCTCCGGGTTATGTCGAGCCCGACACGTATAGTCTG AAGAAGAAACATAGACAGCTACAAACAGTGATATGCGGGAGGTGCCGGCTTTTGTCGCACGGGCATATGATCACCGCAGTTGGTGGCAATGGAGGGTATTCCGGTGGAAAACAGTTTGTCACTGCGGAGGAGCTTCGGGAGAAGCTCTCGCATTTGCGCCATGAGAAAACGCTCGTTGTGAAATTG GTTGATATAGTGGACTTCAACGGCAGCTTCTTGGCTCGTGTGCGTGATCATGTTGGTGCGAATCCAATAATACTTGTCGTGACAAAG GTTGATCTTCTTCCAAAGGGAACTGATTTTAATTGTGTTGGTGATTGGGTTGTGGAGGCAAcaatgaagaagaaattgaa CGTACTGAGTGTACACTTGACAAGTTCGAAGTCTTTGGTGGGTGTTGCCGGAGTGATCTCGGAAATTCAGAAAGAGAAGAAG GGAAGGGATGTCTACATATTG GGCTCAGCTAATGTCGGAAAGTCGGCTTTCATAAATGCGTTACTAA AACTGTTATCTTATAAGGATCCAGTTGCTGCTGCTGCGAGAAGATATAAACCAATTCAATCTGCTGTTCCTGGAACTACTTTGGGTCCAATCCGAATTGAAGCCTTCCTAAATGGAGGG AACTTATATGATACACCTGGAGTTCATCTTCACCATAGGCTAGCTGCTGTGATCCATTCAGAGGATCTTCCTGTTCTTGCACCCCAAAGTCGACTGCGGGGTCAAACGTTTCCA AACACTTCTCTGATATTCGATGACCCATTGATGGACCAAATCAAATCTAGCGGATTGGTTGGTTTCTCAATCTTTTGGGGAGGTCTTGTCCGGATAGACATCATTAAG GCTCTCCCAGAAACCCATTTGACATTTTATGGACCTAAGGCGCTTCAACTTCATGTTGTACCTACTGAAAAAGCTGATGAATTTTACCAG AAAGAAGTCGGGGTCCTCTTGACTCCTCCAACTGAAAAACAGAAGGCAGACAGCTGGATGGGTCTTGAAGTGAAACGCGAGTTGCAGTTAAAATACCATGATGTCGAGAG GCCCGCCTGTGATGTAGCTATATCAGGTCTCGGATGGATATCCGTTGAACCATCATCCGTGTCAGATGGAGTGGAAGCTGGTGGTGAGATAGCTTTAGCAGTCCATGTTCCTAAGCCTGTGGAGGTTTTTGTGCGGCCTCCTTTACCAGTTGGTGCTGCTGGAGGGAAATGGTATGAGTATAGAGAGTTGACAGAAATGGAACAGGAAGTAAGACCAAAATGGTACTTCTGA
- the LOC130986561 gene encoding cytochrome P450 78A7-like, whose protein sequence is MDMSIASKDSSWWIFTLPAFLGAKTLLDEYVIVAILLSFISIALLTWFSSHGGMAWKNGRNSNGSVTIRGPRGLPIFGSLFTLSRGLAHRSLAAMAKVHNAKQLMAFSLGSTPIVVASDPQVAKEILTSPDFADRPIKQSARSLMFSRAIGFAPNGTYWRLLRRIAASHLFAPRRVTAHEHGRQQDCDAMLHNIEMEQKLKGSVSLRKHLQAAALNNIMGSVFGKRYDPTEDSEELRELKQMVEEGFHLLGAFNWSDYLPWLSYFYDPSRIVVRCQALVPRVRKLVSGIIHEHQLKNKKNSVSDDAADFVDVLLALDGEEKLNQDDMIAVLWEMIFRGTDTTALLTEWIMAELVLHPEVQSKMRRELDHVVGTRNITDADVARLPYLQAVVKETLRLHPPGPLLSWARLSTSNVTLTNGMVVPAQTTAMVNMWAITHDPTVWADPLKFKPERFVAEMGGEDVDIRGRDLRLAPFGAGRRVCPGKNLGMATVELWVAKLVQQFEWTEDKTNPVNLDELLKLSCEMKCPLVALAQPTSI, encoded by the exons ATGGATATGAGCATAGCTAGTAAGGATTCTAGTTGGTGGATTTTCACTCTTCCAGCTTTTCTTGGGGCTAAGACCCTCCTCGATGAATATGTAATTGTTGCAATTCTCTTATCTTTCATCTCTATTGCtcttctcacgtggttttcctCCCATGGTGGAATGGCATGGAAGAATGGTCGGAATAGTAACGGCAGCGTCACCATCCGTGGCCCACGGGGGCTTCCCATTTTTGGGAGCCTCTTCACTCTTAGTCGTGGCTTAGCTCACCGTTCCTTAGCTGCCATGGCTAAGGTCCACAACGCCAAGCAGCTCATGGCTTTCAGCTTAGGCTCCACGCCCATCGTGGTAGCTTCCGATCCCCAGGTGGCTAAAGAGATCCTTACATCCCCCGACTTCGCGGACCGTCCGATCAAGCAGTCAGCTCGTAGCCTCATGTTCAGTCGCGCCATTGGCTTCGCTCCCAACGGCACCTACTGGCGCCTTCTGCGCCGCATCGCTGCCTCCCACTTGTTTGCGCCCCGACGCGTCACGGCGCACGAACATGGCCGCCAGCAAGATTGCGACGCAATGCTGCACAACATAGAAATGGAGCAAAAACTTAAGGGATCTGTGAGTTTGAGAAAGCACTTGCAAGCTGCAGCATTGAACAACATCATGGGAAGCGTTTTTGGGAAACGATACGACCCCACAGAAGACAGCGAGGAGTTGAGGGAGCTTAAACAAATGGTGGAAGAAGGGTTCCATCTTTTGGGTGCCTTCAACTGGTCTGATTATCTCCCATGGTTGTCATACTTTTACGATCCTTCCCGCATCGTTGTTCGTTGCCAAGCCCTTGTGCCCCGAGTGAGGAAGCTTGTCTCCGGTATCATCCACGAGCACCAGCTCAAGAATAAAAAGAATAGCGTTTCTGATGATGCTGCTGATTTCGTTGATGTTTTGCTTGCTTTGGATGGTGAGGAGAAGCTTAATCAGGATGACATGATCGCGGTTTTGTGG GAAATGATATTCAGAGGAACCGACACAACCGCATTGTTGACCGAGTGGATTATGGCTGAGCTGGTGTTACACCCTGAGGTACAATCTAAGATGCGTCGAGAACTAGACCACGTCGTTGGGACCCGTAACATCACTGATGCTGACGTGGCAAGGCTGCCCTACTTACAAGCCGTTGTCAAGGAAACACTCAGGCTACATCCACCGGGCCCGCTTTTGTCATGGGCCCGTCTCTCCACATCAAACGTCACTCTCACCAATGGGATGGTGGTTCCCGCCCAAACTACCGCTATGGTCAACATGTGGGCCATCACCCACGACCCAACCGTGTGGGCCGACCCGCTTAAGTTTAAACCGGAGAGGTTTGTTGCGGAGATGGGCGGGGAGGATGTGGACATTCGCGGCCGTGATTTGAGGCTTGCGCCATTTGGTGCTGGACGAAGGGTTTGCCCGGGGAAGAATTTAGGGATGGCTACGGTGGAGCTTTGGGTGGCCAAACTGGTTCAACAGTTCGAGTGGACAGAGGACAAGACCAATCCAGTCAATCTCGACGAGCTTCTTAAGCTCTCTTGCGAGATGAAGTGCCCATTGGTTGCTCTAGCCCAACCTACATCTATATGA
- the LOC130986565 gene encoding GDP-mannose transporter GONST3, which produces MTGDVENSKDGDASSDAQSSSGWYSTFLQQASVYGIAGGYCLSASLLSIINKWAVMKFPYPGALTALQYLTSAVGVVIFGWLKLLEHDKLDLVTMWRFLPAAFIFYLSLFTNSELLLHANVDTFIVFRSVVPIFVAIGETLFLHQPWPALKTWFSLTTIFAGSVLYVTTDYQFSVKAYSWALAYLVSMSIDFVYIKHVVMTIGLNTWGLVLYNNLEALMLFPIELLIMGELKKIEHEITDESDWYSFGVVLPVGLSCLFGLAISFFGFSCRRAISATGFTVLGIVNKLLTVVINLIIWDKHSTLVGTIGLLICMGGGIMYQQSTSNKPKPAAKEVEAQQIDEEQQKLLEMQSIVDNGEDERQLGDGKS; this is translated from the coding sequence ATGACTGGCGATGTGGAAAATTCTAAAGATGGGGATGCTTCATCTGATGCTCAATCAAGTTCGGGTTGGTATAGCACCTTTCTCCAGCAAGCCTCGGTCTATGGAATTGCAGGGGGTTATTGTCTCTCTGCTTCGTTACTATCAATCATCAATAAATGGGCAGTGATGAAGTTTCCATACCCGGGAGCTCTAACTGCATTGCAGTACTTGACAAGTGCTGTTGGAGTTGTAATCTTTGGGTGGCTTAAGTTGCTGGAGCACGATAAGCTTGATCTTGTTACCATGTGGCGGTTTCTGCCTGCTGCATTCATATTCTATCTATCCCTGTTCACGAACAGCGAGCTCCTGCTTCATGCCAATGTTGATACGTTCATTGTTTTCCGTTCGGTGGTCCCCATATTCGTTGCAATTGGCGAGACCCTCTTCTTGCACCAGCCATGGCCAGCGCTGAAGACATGGTTTTCGCTCACCACTATATTTGCTGGGAGTGTGCTCTATGTCACAACCGATTATCAGTTCTCTGTCAAGGCTTATAGCTGGGCTCTAGCTTACTTGGTGAGCATGTCAATAGATTTTGTCTACATCAAGCATGTAGTCATGACGATTGGCCTCAACACATGGGGGCTGGTGTTGTACAATAATCTTGAGGCTTTGATGTTGTTTCCTATCGAGCTGCTTATCATGGGAGAACTGAAGAAGATCGAGCATGAGATCACTGATGAGTCGGATTGGTACTCGTTCGGGGTGGTTCTGCCTGTAGGGCTGTCGTGCCTATTCGGCttggccatctccttctttggCTTCTCTTGCCGCAGAGCGATCTCAGCCACGGGATTCACTGTTCTTGGCATCGTCAACAAGCTGCTGACAGTGGTGATAAATCTCATCATCTGGGATAAACACTCGACCCTTGTGGGAACTATTGGGCTCTTGATTTGTATGGGCGGCGGCATAATGTACCAACAGTCGACTAGCAATAAACCTAAACCTGCAGCAAAAGAAGTAGAGGCTCAGCAGATTGATGAGGAGCAGCAGAAGCTACTTGAAATGCAAAGTATTGTAGATAATGGTGAGGATGAAAGACAACTAGGAGATGGAAAATCATAG